From the genome of Faecalibacterium prausnitzii:
GGTCAGGTGGTCGTCCACCACAAAGATGATGTCGCCGCCGCGGCCGCCGTCGCCGCCGTCCGGGCCGCCTGCTGCCACGAATTTTTCGCGGTGAAAGCTCACCGCGCCGTCGCCGCCCTTGCCCGCGTGGAGCCAGATGGTGGCGATGTCGATAAAGTTGGTTTGTGCTGCCATACAGGCCCTCCTTATCAGCCTCTCCGTTTCGCCTCCCCTCATGCGGGCAGGCAGCAATGCAGGGCATTGCCGGAGAGGTCATTGCTTTTACTCAAATCACTCAAAAAAGAGCCGGGCCACAAGGGTCCGGCTCTTCAGGTTGCAGTTTTTCAGGCAGAAGTTACTGCTTCACGCTGCACTTCTTGCCGCTCTTGCCCACGCGCTCAAAGCGGACGGTGCCGTCAACCAGAGCAAACAGGGTATCATCGCTGCCCTTACCAACGTTCTCACCCGGCTGAATGTGGGTGCCACGCTGACGAACAAGGATGTTGCCGGCCAGAACGAACTGACCATCTGCACGCTTTGCGCCCAGACGCTGAGCCGCAGAATCACGGCCGTTCTTGGTGCTGCCTACGCCCTTTTTATGTGCCATTGTAATTTTCCTCCTTAGCCGTTGATCGCAGTGATCTCAACCTTGGTATAGGGCTGACGATGGCCCATGCGGCGAGCACTGTGCTTCTTTGCGCGATAGGTAATGATGTTCAGCTTCTTGCCCTTGCCATTCTTGATGACCTTGGCAGAGACGGAAGCGCCCTCAACAACGGGAGCGCCAACCTTGACCGAACCCTCCTCGCCGACAGCGAGAACCTGATCAAACTTCACTTCGGAGTCAGCTTCAACGTCCAGCTTTTCGATGTAGACGATGTCGCCCTGCTCCACGCGGTACTGCTTACCGCCGGTAACAATGATTGCGTACATTTGTTTCATTCCTTTTCGTTGTACTCGCTGGTCGTAAAGGCAGACCCCTACGGGGCCATTTGCGGCGCCCACACCAAGCGGCTAGAATAGTATAGCAGAAAAGCGAGTCGATTGCAAGAGGTTTTGCGCATTCCCGCAAAGTTTTTTCAGGATGCGGAGGTCAGCTGCTCCTTTACCGTTTTGTTGTAGGCCTCGGTGCGCTCCACGAAGAGGGCGCGCGGGCTGGACGCAGCCAATTCTTCCGGCTCCAGCCGGAAGGCAGGGTCTGCCTTTTTCGCCTTTGCGGCGAGGGCGCGGTTCTCGGTGGTAAGGGCCAGCGGCACCATGAGCGGCTTGCCCTTGTACTTTTTCGTCAGAAGGACCTCGGCGACGATGCCGCCCACAACGGCCACAGCCGCCACCACCTGTGACACCCGCAGGCCGATGGAGGGCACCAGCAGCAGGCTGTCGGTGCGGAGAGCTTCGATCCAGAACCGGCCCGCGCCGTACCAGATGAGGTAGCGCAGGGCGATGTCGCCCGCAAACTTTCGCTTTTTGATGTGCCGCACCAGCAGGAACAGCCCCACGAAGCACCAGATGCTCTCATACAGAAAGGTGGGATGCACCGGCAGATTCGGGTCAATGATCACTCCTTTGGGCGCTGTGACCACGCTGCTGAGCAGATAGTCGTGGGTAGCCTCGCTGTACATGCCCCAGGGCAGGGTGGTGTTGCAGCCAAAGGCTTCCTGATTGAAGAAGTTGCCCCAGCGGCCGCAGCCCTGCCCGATGAGAAAGCCCATCGCGGCCAGGTCGAACATGGGCAGCACCGGCACTTTGCGCCACTTGCAGGCCAGACCGCCGAACAGGAAGCCGCCGATGACGCCGCCGTAGATGGCAAGCCCGCCGTCCCGGATGGCCAGCACCTCCCACAGGGAATCGTAATTGTAGGGTGCCATCGCCACATAGTAGAGCCGGGCGCAGAGGATGCCCATCACGACACCGATGAGGATAACGTCCACCATGGCGTCAGCGTCCACGCCGAACTCCACCCCGTGGCGGAACGCGAACACCAGCGCCAGGCACATGCCCACCGCGATGCAGACACCGTACCAGTAAATGTTGATGCCGCCAATGGAAAAGGCAACACGGTTCAGCGGAAAGCTGAGCCCCAGTGCCGGAAATTCTACCAGATTCGTCAAATGCGTCATGTCAGTCCTCCAGTTCTGCTTCGTCGTCCGTGTCGGGCAGGTCCGCCGTGCCGTCCGGGTCGATGTACATCGCTGCCATCCGGCCCGGCTGCAGGATGGTCTGCAAGGCGGCATCGGCGTCTTCGGCGGTCAGCGCCGCCAGCGTTGCGATCTGCTGGGCGACCGTCTGGCCGGAGAGGGCGAAGTCTGCCATCTGGCTGGCCGAGTCCTCCACATTTTCCAAATTTTCGATCAGCTGGCCGTACTTTTCGTTCTTGCAGAGGGTGAAGACCTCCCGGTCGATGCCCGCACGGCGGACCTGTTCGATCTCATCCAGAAGCAGCTGCTTCACGGTGTCGGGCTCATCGCTCTCGCCGGTGAAGAGGATGCAGCAGCAGCCGTCCACCCGCAGCACTTCCCCTCCGAAGCCGGGATTGGTCAGGCCGGAATCGTACAGCCGGCGGTAGAGCGGCGACATGCCGCCGCAGATGCAGCAGAGGACGAGGTCGTACAGCATCTCGCTGCGCAGGTCATCCGGTGCAAGGGGCGCTTCCTTGAAGCCGAGGCCGAAGCAGGGCTTTGAGACCGGCATCCGGATGCGCTTTTCCGCAGCCGCCAGCGTCATGGGCTCGTCGGCCCAAAGGCGCTGCACCCGCTCTTCGGGGCGGGGGTCCAGCAGGCCGTGGCGCGCACAGGCGGCCAGGACCTGCTCCATTGTGGTATTGCCTGCTGCTGCCAGCACCATATTGCCGGGGGCATAGAATGCCTCGCAGCAGTCGTAGAGCATTCCGGGGGTGATCTCCGCAATGCTCTCGCAGCTGCCCGCGATGTCACTGCGGATGGGGTGGCTGTGGTAAAGGCACTCGCACAGGCCGGTGATGAGCCGCCAGTCGGCGCTGTCATCGTACATCTTGATCTCCTGCCCGATGATGCCCTGCTCCTTGGCGATGGTCTGTTCGGTGAAATAGGGGTGTCCCACCATGCCCAGCAGCACATCCAGACTTTCGTCCAGCTGCTGGGTGGCCGTGAAGAGGTAGCAGGTGCGGTCGAAGCTAGTGAACGCATTGGCGTTGGCACCGGTCTTCGCAAACTTGGCGAAAGCGTCGCCGTCCTGATCCTCGAACATCTTGTGCTCCAGAAAATGCGCCACACCGGCGGGCAGGTGCACTTCCCGCCCGTTCAGGCGGAAATCCCGGTCAATGGAGCCGAAGCGGGTGGCATAGATGACATGGGTGCCGGAATAGCCCGGCATGGGCCGCACGAGGACCGTCAGCCCGGAAGGAAGCACCTTCCACTGGTCTGCCGCCGCTTCCGCGAGGGCTTTGCTCTGCAATTCAGACATGGGCCGGCCCCTCCTCTCTGGTCAGCAGGTAACTCACGGACAGCGTCAGCTGGCGCAGGATGGCGCGGACGTCTTCTCTGGTGACGGCGCGCAGGGCCGCACGGGCCTCGTCCGGGGTCTGCACGGCACCGCCCCGCAGCACCTCCATATAGTACCAGGTCTCGATGCCGCCCAGGCTGTCCTCGATGCCCGCCATCCCGCTCAGCAGGGAGAGGCGGCAGTCTTCCAGTTCCTCTTCGGTGATGGGCCCGGTGCGCAGATCGTCCAGCTCCTTCAGGATGGCCTGCTCGGCGCGGGCGGCGTCGGTGTGTTCCACGCCGCTGTTCACTGCCATGCTGCCCGTAAAGCTCTGGAAGCTGGACGAGCAGTAGTAGCACAGGTGGTCGCGCTCCCGCACGTTGAGGAACAGGCGGCTGGTGACGCTGCCGCCGTAAAGCGCCATGGCCAGCCGGACAGCTGCCATCTGGTCCGGCTGCATCGGCTCGCCCAGCGTGAAGAGCATACAGAGTTTGGCCTGCACGGTGTCGAAGCATTCCGTCTTCCGCACAGTCTCCTGCCGGGGCATCGCCAGATTTTCGCACAGCGGCACCGGGCGGCGGGCCACCGCGGCCAGCTCCCCCAGCAGCGCCTGCGTGACGGCCTGCGTCTCTGCCTCGCCGCAGCCCAGAATGAGCAGTTCGATCTGTGCGGTCTCCAGCATTTCGCGGTAGGCGGCGGTCAGGGTCTCCGGCGTCAGGCCGTCCACCTCTTCCAGATAGCCCTCCTGCCGGATGCCGGCAGGGCTGGCCCCGAAGAACTCCCGGTTGGCCTGCCGCTGGCAGTAGATGCGCTTTTCGTTCACTTCATCTTCCAGCGATTTGCGGAGCATCTGCTTCTCGATGGCCACGGCCTCCGGGTCAAACACGCCGCCCGAAAAGGCGGGGTGAAAGGCCGTGCCCAGCGCCAGTGCGGCGTATTCGCGGGTGAGGTCCTCCCCTTCCAGCGCAAAGCGGTTCTTGATGCCGGTGGCGCTGACGCAGAGGTTGTGGTTCGCGCCCAGCGGGCGGGCGTCCACGGTCAGGTCTGCACCGTACAGGCGGGCCAGCTTTTTGGTCATCTGGGTCATATCGGGGCAGTCCGCATAGCCGCGCTCCATCACCAGCGGGAGCAGCGCGTGGGCGGTGGCCGTCTCACGCTTTGCCGGGAAAGCGAAATGGAGGCTGATGCGGCAGCGGTTGAATTTTGGCGCCGGGTCCCACGAAAGATGGACGCCGGGCGCGATCTCGGTTCGTTTCAATGGTTTCTCCTTTGGATTTATGATTTTGCGCGTTCCAGCGCAAGGAACTCTTCCAGCGCAAGGCCGGACTCCCGGATGGCGCAGGCATTTTCCACGCCCACATACCGCCAGTGCCAGGGGGCGTAGACCATGCCGGTGGCGCTCTGGCGGTCCTCCGGCCAGCGGAGGATGAAGCCGTACTCGGCGGCATAGGCCGTCAGCCACTCATAGGCGCGGGTCTCGGCAAAAGCTGCCGTCTTCTCGGTGCAGTCCGACGAGAGGATATCGGCGCAGTAGCCGGTCCCCTGCTCGCTGGTGCTGGCCGCAGGCTGCAAAGAGGCCGTATGGTCGGCGGCTTCCTCAGCCGAAAGGCGGCTGTTCTCGGCGCTGTAAGCGGTCAGGCGGGTCTCGTAGGCGGCGGTGCGGGCATCCGCATCCTGCCAGCCGGTCACAAGGTTCAGCTCGACTCCGTCCGCCTGCGCGGCCTCGGCCATGCTGCGGTAAGCGGAAGCGGCCTCGGCCTCCAGCTGCTCGCCGGTGGCGTCGTCGGCCACTGCAAGCTCCGGCGCAGGCTCTTCTTCCAGCGCGAGGTTGGCGTTCACCACCACGAGCCGGTCGTCGGCGGCGTCGAACACATAGGAGCTGCTGTCGTAGTTCCGCGCCGTGAAGGGCACCGGCCCCGCGATCAGGGCGTGGGCCTTGGGCAGCAGCCAGAGGATGCCGGTGGCCATCAGCGCCACGGCTCCGCCGCATGCGGCCAGAAAAAGCACCCAGTTCCGCGCCAGCCGCAGACATTTGCGGATCTTCCACTCCCGGTAGGTCATCCGCCTGGCGGGCGATCGTTTCTGCATATCAGTTTACCCCATCTCTTTGGATCATTTTCTATCGCTGCGGTGCAGCCTGTTCAGGATACACCTTATTTATGAACATTTATACTTCCTGCGCCTTCTGGCTGCGGATATCCTGCCCGGCGAACAGGCAGGGCACGAAGGCCGACAGGCGGCTGGAGATCTTTTCGGTATAGAGCTTTTCCAGCAGTGCGCCGTCCGTGATGTTGGTGGTGACGATTGTGGGCAGGTGCGCCCCCAGCCGGTTGTTGAGCAGACTGTACAGGGTGCTCAGGAAAAAGTTGGAATTGAACTCGGTGCCCAGGTCGTCCAGAATGAGCAGGTCGGCCCCGGCTGCGGTCTGCAGCAAGGTCTCCTCCTCGCCGCCGGGGTCTGCACCAAAGTGCAGTGCTTCCAGCTTGGAGAAAAAGTCCGGGCTGGACACGTAAATGACATCGAAGTCCTTTTCCAGCACGATGCCCGCAATGGCAAGGGCCGCATGGGTCTTGCCCAGGCCCGCATTGCCGAACAGCATCAGGCTCTCGCTGCTGCGGTCAAACTCTTCGGCATACGCGCGCAGCTCCGCCAGCAGACCGCCCATGTAGCTGCGGACCGGCTCGCCCAGCTTGTCGTCCATGGTGTTCGGGTAGTAGCGCAGCTCCATGGTATCGAAGCTGGAAATGGACAGGCTGGACAGGCTCTCGATCTCCTCGCGGCGGAGTTTCTGCATGAGCTTATGGACGCAGATGCAAGTGTGCCCCTCGAACGTGCCGGTGTCCTGGCATTTTTTGCAGGTGAAATGCGGTTCCAGCGCATCGGCGGGGCGTCCGCTGGACGCCAGCAGGGCCGTCAGTTCCTGTTTTGCCTTGGCCAGTGCGGCGGCAGCGGCGGTGCGGTCCTTGCCGGAGGCACCGGCCAGCGCACAGCGCACGCCCCGCACCCGCACCTCTTCTTCGGCGTGGCGGAGGGCCGGGACGGCCGCTTCGGCTGCGGCGCGGGCATCCTCGGCGTTGGCGCGCGCGGTCTGACGCCGCAGCGCGACGGCCCGCATCGCCTCCTGATACAGTTCACGTTTGGTACGCATAATTTCTCCTTACTGCGATGCTTCGTCCGGCTGTTTCCGCAGGGAGCGGCGGCGGACAGCGTTTTTGAGGAAGTCGTTTCCGCTGGGCGTCTCGCGGTCCACCCGGAGGTTCCGGCTGGCACCCGCTCCGGCCACCGGCCCGCGCACATCGTGGACGGTACGCAGGCCCTTGGCGTTCCAGGTCTTGAGGATGCTGTTCCAGTACCACAGATCCCTCTTGGCACCGGCCTGCACGGCGGCTTCCTCCACCATGGCATCGTCGTAACCGTAGACCTCGTACCAGCGGGCGATGGCTTTGCGCCCGCCGAGGGTCAGTTCGCTTTCGGCAATGCCCAGCAGACCGCTGACGTACTGCTCCCGCTGGGCACGGAGGGCCAGCAGCTGCAAGTGCGCATCTGCCTGCTCGCCGGACTCCACGCCCTCGGCGCGCCAGACCTTCAACTCGTGGCTCACAGCCCCCATCGTCCGCTTGCCCCTGCTGGCCACATAGGCCACGCAGAGCATGACAGTCTCCGGCGCAAAGCCCTCGACGATATACAGATTGACGAGCTTTTCCATCTCGCTGTGGGTCAGCGGACGGGCAAAACCGGCCTGTGCGCAGTCAATGAGGCTGGAGATCATCGGGTCGGTGCGGGAGGCCGCTGCGATCTCGGCCCAGGTCATGGGGGCCGGGGCGCTGGGTTCCTCGCCCGGTGCGGCGTTCTCCTCGTAGCGTTCCAGCAGGCCCGCACCGGCCCAGAAGGCCAGCGCGCTCTCGGCGCTCATCTTACTGCGGAGCTTGAGGTCTGCGCAGATCTTCTCCGGGTCGGTCACGCCGGTGGCCAGCACATACAGCGCCACCCGGACGTTATACTCCTCCGCGATGCCCAGCTTGGAAAACACCAGCTGCGGCACGGCGATGGCATCGCCCTTCTGCTCTTTCAAACGGTAGATCATTCGGCTTTTTCCTCCTCCGGCGCAGGCGGTGCCCACGGCTCGCAATCCAGGATGGAGGGGGTGTTCTTCCAGCGCTCCGGCTCGGCCTCAAAGGCCTCCTTCATGCACTGCGCGGCAGCGGCGCGGCCCGCGTCGCTCAGCGGGAAGACTTCGCGGCGGCGCAGCGCGGGGTCGGTCTGGTCCAGCGCCCAGGGGTCCGGCCAGATGTCCACCGTGAGGATGGCCTCCTCTTTTTCGGCCCCCTCCCCGCCTTCCGGGTCAGGTACCGTGCGCTTGCCGGGCGTGAGCAGATACCGCATCCCGGCTTCGCTGCCGCTGTATGAATTTTTGCACTTGAAGTAGTGCAGCAATGGGACAAAGATCATGATACAGGTTCTCTCCAAAAACAGATTGTCCTTTTTAGTATAGCATTTTTTGCAGGCAAAGAAAAGCCGCAGAGGTTCAAAAAAGGACCCCGAAAAAATGAATCAAAAAACAGTTGACAAACCCTCTCACCTTTGCTAAACTAATAGAGTAGCTTGCAGGGTTAGCTCATCCGGTAGAGCGACTGCTTCCCAAGCAGTAGGCGGCGGGTTCGAGTCCCGTATCCTGCTCCAAAATAAAGCGGCAGAGTGTCTGAATTTCAGATGCTCTGCCGCTTTTCATTTTTGTTCCCGGTTCAAGCTGTTTTCCGGTGGAAGGTTCCCCGTCAGATGGCACAACGGTGAAGAAACCCCCATGTTTCAATCCACGACCGGCACGTCCAGCCCGAATTCCAGCGGGCGGAAGCGGGGGCAGACATTTTCGGTGATGCAGATGACCGATGCGGCCAGACGGCTGCCGATCTCGCAGGATTCCGCCAGCGTTTTTCCGTAGGTCAGGCCGATGACGGTGCCCGCGAAAAACGCATCGCCCGCGCCGGTGGTGTCGATGACGTCCACCTTCTTGGCCGGAACAATGCCGCAGTCCCCGTCCGCCTGGGCATAGACTGCGCCCTTGTCGCCCATGGTGACCACCATGCAGGGGATGTTTGCGCTCCGGACATTGGCCGCCAGCACCCGGCACATCTCCTCCGGTTCCAGATGGCCGTAATCGTCCGAGAAGAGCAGCCCGGCCTCCTGCTGGTTGCAGACAAAACAGTCGATCTGCTGCAAAAAGTCCCTGCGCTCCATCGCAATGCTCATGTTGGAGACCACCGCGTACACCTTTTTGCCGTACTTTTTGGCGTAGCGCAGCGTCTGCTTGACGGTCTCCTTTTCGAGGTCCAGCTCCAGCGCGATGCTGTCGCAGTCCCGAAAGATCTCGTCTCCCTGCTCTTCCAGCAGCCCGATCAGCGGGGTGGTGTCCGGCCGCTTGGAGATGGCCGCACAGACGTCGCCGTCGTTGTTGAAGATGGCCAGCCAGGTGCCCATGCCATCCGGCACACGCTGGATGAACCGGGTGTTGACCTTGTGGTTGTTCAGCTTCTCAATGACGTCCAGACCCATGCCGGTATCATCCACCAGGCCCACAAAGGTGGGCCGCAGCTCCACGTTGGCGATATCTTCCGCCACATTGCGGCTCACACCGCCGTGCACCTGCTCCACGCGCCCGGCGTTTCGTCCGCCGGGGATGTAAGTCGAGAGCGGATACCCCTTGATGTCCACAAAAACTGCGCCGATGACTACGATTCCCATACGAAAAATTCCTTTCCGGATTTTACATTTTCCTCATTATACACTATCTTCCGGCAGGAATCCATCGTTCTTCGGAAATTGTGCCATTTTCCGCGTCCAACATAAAAACAGGAGGCCCATCCCCCAGGATGGACCTCCCATTTTTATGCTTCGCTCTGGCTCGGATGCGGTGTCGGCGGGGCTTTGGTGAAGAGCACCTTCAGCACCAGCGGTGTTGCCACCGAGGATACCACGATGAGCAGAATGACCGCCGTGAAGTACACAGGGTCCACCACGCCGATGTCCAGGCCCTTCTGGGCCACGATCAGGGCCACCTCGCCGCGGGTCATCATGCCGACGCCCACCTTGAGCGAGTCGGCCCAGCTGAAGCGGCAGACCTTTGCCGCCAGACCGCAGCCGATGATCTTGGTGATGAGGGCCACGATGACGAAGCAGACACTGAAGAGCAGGATCTGCGGCGTCAGACCGCTGATGTCCGTCTTCAGGCCAATGCTCGCGAAAAAGACCGGAGCAAACAGCACATAGTTGCTGATATCCACCCGGCGCTCCACATAGGATGCGTCGTCCATGGAGCAGAACACGATGCCGGCAATGTAGGCACCCGTGATGTCTGCGATGCCGAAGTATGCCTCCGCGATGTAGGCCATGGCAAAGCAGAACGCCATGCTCACGATGGTGATGCGCTGGGTGTGGGGGTTGCGCTTGTCCAGCCACTTCATTGCAAAGTGTGCGACGAGGCCCACACCGATGGCCGTGGCAAAGAAGAGCACCGTATTGAAGAGCACCTTACCCAGACCGGTGCCGGTGCCGGAACCGGCACCCAGCACACAGGTCAGCACCACGATACCGATGACATCATCAATGACCGCCGCGCTCACGATCGTCGTGCCGAGGAAGCTCTTCAGATGGCCCATCTCCTGCAGAGCCGCCACCGTGATGGAAACGCTGGTGGCCGTCATGATGGTGCCAATGAAAAGCGCCTTGTAAAACTCCGTGCTGCCCACGGCTGCAAACCCATAGAAGATGCTATAAAGGAGCGTGCCGCCCGCCAGCGGCACAGCCACGCCCACGCAGGCGATCAGGGTGGCAATGGGGCCGGCTTTGATCAGCTCCTTCAGGTTGGTGCCAAGGCCGGTGGAGAACATCAGCAGCACCACGCCGATCTCCGCAAAGACCGAGATGGTATCACTGATGTGGACCAGATTCAGCACACAGGGGCCGATCAGCAGGCCCGCGATGATCTCGCCCACCACCTGCGGGGCTTTGCACTTGCGGGCCGCCAGCCCGAAGAACTTGGCCGTGAGGATGATGATGGCGAGGTTTCGAAAGACCGAATACATTCAAATGACCTTCCTTTACTCAATTTTGCGTTTTTCACGCCCGGCAGGCCCGACCGCGCGTCCTAGCCCACCATATTTTACATTATAACTTGTCGGCTTGTGAAAATCAAAGCCATCCCGGCGAAAATCCAACTAAAGTTTAGCCGCAGACCCGTTTTATTTTCGTGCAGATTTTTTTGCCGGAATGCTTGACAAAGTACCAAACACTTGCTATAATAAATTGCTGTCTGAACAGACACACCGCACAGTCCTGTGAAACCGCAGGATCGTGTACCTTGGCCTCATAATCTTGAGGCCCTCAAGTCCAAAAGGAGGTGCTACAAAATGGCAAAGTACGAAACCATGCTGATTACCAGCGCCGCTCTCGACGAGGAGGCTACCGCCGCTCTGGTGGGCAAGTTCAAGTCCCTGATCGAGGCTAACGGTACGATCGATTCCATCGACGAGTGGGGCAAGCGCCGTCTGGCCTACCCCATCAACGACGAGGAGGAAGGCGTCTACACCGTGATCAACTTCACCAGCGAGCCCAGCTTCCCCGCTGAGCTGGACCGTGTGTACAAGATCACCGAAGGCGTTATGCGCAGCCTGATCGTTGCCCACGAGGAGTAATCTCTCCGTGATCAAAAAGGAGTCTGTTCTATGTTGAATGTTGTTGCTATCATGGGCCGCCTTGTGGCGGACCCGGAGCTCCGCACCACCCAGAGCGGCACCAATGTGTGCAGTTTCCGGATCGCGTGCGACCGCAATTTTGCCCGCCAGGGCGAGCAGCGCCAGGCTGATTTCATCGACATCGTCGCATGGCGTCAGCAGGCCGAGTTTGTTTCGAAGTATTTCCAGAAGGGCAGTTTGATCGCCATTGAAGGTTCGCTTCAGACCCGCCAGTATCAGGACAAGCAGGGAAACAACCGCACCGCTGTGGAAGTTGTGGCCAACAACATCAACTTTGCAGGCCCCAAGAGCAGCAACCAGGGCGGCGGAGCAAATTATCAGAATTCTGCTCCGTCCTACCAGAACGCAGCCCCTGCCCGCCCGGCTGCTGTGGAGGCAGCTCCCAGCTATTCTGCCGGCAGTGCAGATGACTTCGCCGTCATCGACGACAGCGACGATCTGCCGTTCTGATCCGAAACGGTCTATCCGTTAAAATCTTATAGGAGGTAATAAGCAATGGCTTTTGAAAGAACCGAAGGCTCTCGCCCCGCGCGCCCCATCCGCCGCGGCCGCAAGAAGGTTTGCAGCTTCTGTGTCGATCGTATCGACACCATCGATTACAAGGACGTGCCCCGTCTGCGTAAGTACGTCTCTGAGCGTGCAAAGATCATCCCCCGCCGTGTGACCGGCACTTGCGCTTATCATCAGCGCGCACTGACCGTCGCCATCAAGCGTGCTCGTCACGTTGCTCTGATGCCCTACGTCAGCGACTAATCTTCAGAACTTTATCAACCCAGTTCAAAATAATCAGCAATCAGCAAAGCGTCTTCCCCGATGACAAGGGGAAGACGCTTTTTGTTTGTATAAACTCCCTATAAACTCCCTCAGTCACCTGCGGTGACAGCCCCCTCGGAGATGGGGCCTTTTTCCGCTCAGCGGTTCATCCCGATCCATTGTGTGCACCAACGGAGGACCGCCTCTCCTTCCTGCTCTGCCGTCAGGCCGTCGGTCTGCAAAAAGGTCGTGTCCTCCCGGTTCCGGAACCATTCCCGCTTCAGTGGCAGAAGCTGGTTCCGGTAATGTTCAAAGAATCCCCTTGTGCGCGCGGTATCCCCCTCTTTGCGGGTCCGCAGCGTCTCGTCGGACGCATCCAAAAACAAAATGTGCTCCGGCATACACCCTTGGGCCGCCGCCAGTTCCGGTGCCAATGCCCGCCGGAGCTCCTCCACACCCCAATCCAATCCTTTGCTTTTGGGATAGTGGAGCGTATAGAACACGATCTCCTCTGCGCCGAAATCCATCACGGTGCAGGGGT
Proteins encoded in this window:
- the rpmA gene encoding 50S ribosomal protein L27 — translated: MAHKKGVGSTKNGRDSAAQRLGAKRADGQFVLAGNILVRQRGTHIQPGENVGKGSDDTLFALVDGTVRFERVGKSGKKCSVKQ
- the rplU gene encoding 50S ribosomal protein L21 codes for the protein MYAIIVTGGKQYRVEQGDIVYIEKLDVEADSEVKFDQVLAVGEEGSVKVGAPVVEGASVSAKVIKNGKGKKLNIITYRAKKHSARRMGHRQPYTKVEITAING
- the lgt gene encoding prolipoprotein diacylglyceryl transferase, which gives rise to MTNLVEFPALGLSFPLNRVAFSIGGINIYWYGVCIAVGMCLALVFAFRHGVEFGVDADAMVDVILIGVVMGILCARLYYVAMAPYNYDSLWEVLAIRDGGLAIYGGVIGGFLFGGLACKWRKVPVLPMFDLAAMGFLIGQGCGRWGNFFNQEAFGCNTTLPWGMYSEATHDYLLSSVVTAPKGVIIDPNLPVHPTFLYESIWCFVGLFLLVRHIKKRKFAGDIALRYLIWYGAGRFWIEALRTDSLLLVPSIGLRVSQVVAAVAVVGGIVAEVLLTKKYKGKPLMVPLALTTENRALAAKAKKADPAFRLEPEELAASSPRALFVERTEAYNKTVKEQLTSAS
- the yfmH gene encoding EF-P 5-aminopentanol modification-associated protein YfmH is translated as MSELQSKALAEAAADQWKVLPSGLTVLVRPMPGYSGTHVIYATRFGSIDRDFRLNGREVHLPAGVAHFLEHKMFEDQDGDAFAKFAKTGANANAFTSFDRTCYLFTATQQLDESLDVLLGMVGHPYFTEQTIAKEQGIIGQEIKMYDDSADWRLITGLCECLYHSHPIRSDIAGSCESIAEITPGMLYDCCEAFYAPGNMVLAAAGNTTMEQVLAACARHGLLDPRPEERVQRLWADEPMTLAAAEKRIRMPVSKPCFGLGFKEAPLAPDDLRSEMLYDLVLCCICGGMSPLYRRLYDSGLTNPGFGGEVLRVDGCCCILFTGESDEPDTVKQLLLDEIEQVRRAGIDREVFTLCKNEKYGQLIENLENVEDSASQMADFALSGQTVAQQIATLAALTAEDADAALQTILQPGRMAAMYIDPDGTADLPDTDDEAELED
- a CDS encoding M16 family metallopeptidase, whose amino-acid sequence is MKRTEIAPGVHLSWDPAPKFNRCRISLHFAFPAKRETATAHALLPLVMERGYADCPDMTQMTKKLARLYGADLTVDARPLGANHNLCVSATGIKNRFALEGEDLTREYAALALGTAFHPAFSGGVFDPEAVAIEKQMLRKSLEDEVNEKRIYCQRQANREFFGASPAGIRQEGYLEEVDGLTPETLTAAYREMLETAQIELLILGCGEAETQAVTQALLGELAAVARRPVPLCENLAMPRQETVRKTECFDTVQAKLCMLFTLGEPMQPDQMAAVRLAMALYGGSVTSRLFLNVRERDHLCYYCSSSFQSFTGSMAVNSGVEHTDAARAEQAILKELDDLRTGPITEEELEDCRLSLLSGMAGIEDSLGGIETWYYMEVLRGGAVQTPDEARAALRAVTREDVRAILRQLTLSVSYLLTREEGPAHV
- a CDS encoding D-alanyl-D-alanine carboxypeptidase family protein — protein: MQKRSPARRMTYREWKIRKCLRLARNWVLFLAACGGAVALMATGILWLLPKAHALIAGPVPFTARNYDSSSYVFDAADDRLVVVNANLALEEEPAPELAVADDATGEQLEAEAASAYRSMAEAAQADGVELNLVTGWQDADARTAAYETRLTAYSAENSRLSAEEAADHTASLQPAASTSEQGTGYCADILSSDCTEKTAAFAETRAYEWLTAYAAEYGFILRWPEDRQSATGMVYAPWHWRYVGVENACAIRESGLALEEFLALERAKS
- a CDS encoding ATP-binding protein; amino-acid sequence: MRTKRELYQEAMRAVALRRQTARANAEDARAAAEAAVPALRHAEEEVRVRGVRCALAGASGKDRTAAAAALAKAKQELTALLASSGRPADALEPHFTCKKCQDTGTFEGHTCICVHKLMQKLRREEIESLSSLSISSFDTMELRYYPNTMDDKLGEPVRSYMGGLLAELRAYAEEFDRSSESLMLFGNAGLGKTHAALAIAGIVLEKDFDVIYVSSPDFFSKLEALHFGADPGGEEETLLQTAAGADLLILDDLGTEFNSNFFLSTLYSLLNNRLGAHLPTIVTTNITDGALLEKLYTEKISSRLSAFVPCLFAGQDIRSQKAQEV
- a CDS encoding DnaD domain-containing protein — its product is MIYRLKEQKGDAIAVPQLVFSKLGIAEEYNVRVALYVLATGVTDPEKICADLKLRSKMSAESALAFWAGAGLLERYEENAAPGEEPSAPAPMTWAEIAAASRTDPMISSLIDCAQAGFARPLTHSEMEKLVNLYIVEGFAPETVMLCVAYVASRGKRTMGAVSHELKVWRAEGVESGEQADAHLQLLALRAQREQYVSGLLGIAESELTLGGRKAIARWYEVYGYDDAMVEEAAVQAGAKRDLWYWNSILKTWNAKGLRTVHDVRGPVAGAGASRNLRVDRETPSGNDFLKNAVRRRSLRKQPDEASQ
- a CDS encoding carbohydrate kinase family protein translates to MGIVVIGAVFVDIKGYPLSTYIPGGRNAGRVEQVHGGVSRNVAEDIANVELRPTFVGLVDDTGMGLDVIEKLNNHKVNTRFIQRVPDGMGTWLAIFNNDGDVCAAISKRPDTTPLIGLLEEQGDEIFRDCDSIALELDLEKETVKQTLRYAKKYGKKVYAVVSNMSIAMERRDFLQQIDCFVCNQQEAGLLFSDDYGHLEPEEMCRVLAANVRSANIPCMVVTMGDKGAVYAQADGDCGIVPAKKVDVIDTTGAGDAFFAGTVIGLTYGKTLAESCEIGSRLAASVICITENVCPRFRPLEFGLDVPVVD